The genomic stretch TACAGCGCGGTGCATTGCCCGCCCAGCGCATCCAGCGCATCGACCACCACGGTCCGCATGCGCAGCATGCCGCATTCGAAAACCGCGAAAAGGCCCACGGGCCCCGCGCCGATGATGGCGACATCCGTCTCGATCACGGCCGACATGGCCACTCCCCCGAATCCTGGCCCGCGTGATAGACGGGACGCCCCGAGGTTCATAGCCGGCGCTGCCCGGCAGGCCGCCATGCCCCCGACCGTCACATTGGACCTGCCCGACCTTTCCGCCACCCATGCCCTCGCGGCGCGGCTGGCCGGCCTGTTGCGTGCGGGCGACGCGGTGCTGCTGGAAGGCCCGCTGGGTGCGGGGAAAAGCGAATTCGCCCGCGCCGTGCTGCGCGCGGCCTCCGGCGACCCGGCGCTGGAAGTGCCGAGCCCGACCTTCACCCTGGTGCAGTCCTACGACCTGCCGGCGGGTCAGGCGCATCATTT from Roseomonas fluvialis encodes the following:
- the tsaE gene encoding tRNA (adenosine(37)-N6)-threonylcarbamoyltransferase complex ATPase subunit type 1 TsaE, whose amino-acid sequence is MPPTVTLDLPDLSATHALAARLAGLLRAGDAVLLEGPLGAGKSEFARAVLRAASGDPALEVPSPTFTLVQSYDLPAGQAHHFDLYRLDGPAGLDELGWDEAREGIVLVEWPERLGAFAPAEALRITLAPLPDEHARRARLSGWDGRLMALLA